The Bombus huntii isolate Logan2020A chromosome 1, iyBomHunt1.1, whole genome shotgun sequence genome contains a region encoding:
- the LOC126871671 gene encoding uncharacterized protein LOC126871671 isoform X1, with protein sequence MDATIERECSALGGLFQQIITDMKNGAPLWEDLISKATKLHSCLRAAILAISAYLETFQKIADAATSARGATKEIGTALTRICLRHKAVETRMKSFTSAIMDCLVLPLQEKLEDWKKSLINLDKEHAKEYKKAKAELRKRSTDTLRLQKKKARKGHHLQGQTQGHGTLSGDIELNRMLESSAAVVQEKRLSLEETERKAVRAALLEERGRYCLLARFLKPVLDEEIAMLMELTHLQEVSDQLQRHAASPHHLPPASEQVITDIKGCDVTQWSLATPPSSPSLSLGSRKSSMCSISSLTSSSSGSCKSHPSPSGHPWHRSLSQSVGVRPSSINGMMTLRHLVNGSSRDSGFTSQDTLYTQPISEHQVSNVSSQTNQNTGCTTTRPVTTATWPDLQETSVQYDRQNQNTINERPHTISSAYEKGHQRPALSVYTFQAPDNSSCCHSQPASPVSSSSSCSSSNQQASRVQLRRNNGSHRPPIPNRCSSLERPTVPVKNEPPGSPRGKPKLPLPAHLAKELATHQLQQPMYVNMHELANLAASRAQEMQLPLPPPPASLSAPGTEKTEITEKDGGSQTSESSIESSSGYGSQTTIPHSHSLHNPTENAWNVPGAVSTLTVRRGSMQQVNKPPPPTRRTSTIITATFNNPSAGSNDERTDNTCDETENLPPPPAFLLEGSSPTASPTPQRSISVSETVRTLTELRHTPASPSLLRKATGQAQSHNNASATLPHNAVLQVTRSSVERSCAAIRSASQERNSNTTQITTVNTGVNIQGQGPGGVGQSFMAVLSAKLINSTGNNATSGNNTNSSPKSTRKHSIEQQISKNSKTPSGFLETLNAKLAQQQQNLQGNNTTSRSASVRRIMGNRVPIMDPLQVRDSLMDQIRKGTSLRKTSGPINDRSAPKIY encoded by the exons aATGGAGCACCATTATGGGaagatttaatttcaaaagCAACCAAATTACATTCTTGCCTaag GGCTGCTATTTTAGCTATTTCTGCATATCTTGAAACCTTTCAAAAAATTGCTGATGCTGCAACTAGTGCAAGAG GTGCAACAAAAGAAATTGGAACTGCTTTAACCCGGATATGTCTTAGACATAAAGCAGTAGAAACACGAATGAAATCATTTACTAG TGCTATTATGGATTGCTTGGTGTTGCCtcttcaagaaaaattagaagattggaaaaaatctttaataaatttagaTAAAGAACATGCTAAAG AATATAAAAAAGCAAAAGCAGAATTAAGAAAGCGATCTACTGATACATTACGtttgcaaaagaaaaaagcacgAAAAGGTCATCATTTACAAGGACAGACACAAGGGCATGGAACATTATCAGGTGATATTGAATTGAATCGAATGCTAGAATCTTCAGCTGCTGTTGTTCAAGAAAAACGGTTAAGTTTAGAAGAAACGGAAAGAAAAGCCGTTCGCGCGGCTTTACTCGAAGAAAGGGGCAGATATTGTCTTCTTGCCAGATTTTTGAAACCAGTACTT GATGAAGAAATTGCAATGCTAATGGAACTGACACACTTGCAAGAGGTTTCTGATCAATTACAACGACATGCAGCCTCTCCACATCATTTACCTCCTGCATCAGAGCAAGTAATAACAGATATAAAAGGTTGCGATGTAACACAGTGGTCACTTGCTACGCCGCCCTCAAGTCCTTCTCTGTCACTTGGGTCAAGAAAAAGTTCAATGTGTTCAATTAGTTCTTTGACTAGTAGCAGCAGTGGCTCTTGTAAAAGTCATCCAAGTCCATCTGGACACCCTTGGCACAGATCACTTTCTCAG TCTGTCGGTGTCAGGCCCTCCAGCATCAATGGTATGATGACACTACGCCACTTGGTAAATGGTAGTTCCCGTGACTCTGGCTTCACTTCTCAGGACACGTTATACACACAACCAATCTCTGAACATCAG GTATCAAATGTGTCTTCTCAAACTAATCAAAATACTGGTTGTACTACAACAAGACCTGTAACTACTGCTACTTGGCCTGACTTGCAAGAAACATCAGTTCAGTATGATAGGCAAAATCAAAACACAATCAACGAACGACCGCACACGATTTCTTCtg CTTATGAAAAAGGCCATCAAAGACCAGCACTCAGTGTCTACACATTCCAAGCTCCAGATAATAGTAGCTGTTGTCATAGTCAACCCGCTTCTCcagtttcttcttcctcttcatGTTCTTCCTCTAATCAACAAGCATCTAGAGTACAATTGCGTAGAAATAATGGTAGTCATCGCCCTCCTATACCAAACAGATGTTCCAGTTTAGAGCGACCAACAGTTCCAGTAAAAAATGAACCTCCTGGAAGTCCTAGAGGGAAACCTAAGTTACCACTTCCAGCACACTTAGCAAAAG AATTAGCAACTCATCAACTTCAACAACCAATGTATGTGAACATGCACGAATTAGCAAATTTAGCTGCAAGTCGCGCTCAAGAGATGCAGTTACCTTTACCACCACCTCCTGCTTCATTATCAGCACCAGGAACTGAAAAG actGAAATTACGGAAAAAGATGGTGGAAGTCAAACATCAGAATCTAGTATTGAATCTAGCAGTGGATATGGAAGTCAAACTACTATACCGCATTCTCATTCACTTCATAATCCAACTGAAAATGCATGGAATGTACCTGGTGCTGTATCTACTTTAACGGTCCGTAGAGGATCGATGCAGCAAGTGAATAAACCTCCACCACCAACAAGACGAACGTCTACTATTATAACTGCTACATTCAATAATCCTTCAGCAGGTTCTAACGATGAACGCACTGATAATACTTGCGACGAAACTGAAAATCTTCCTCCCCCGCCAGCGTTTTTGTTAGAAGGTTCTTCACCTACAGCTAGTCCTACTCCTCAACG ATCTATCTCAGTGTCGGAAACAGTAAGGACTCTTACAGAGTTACGTCATACACCTGCTAGTCCATCTCTTTTACGGAAAGCTACAGGACAAGCACAGTCGCATAACAATGCGTCTGCTACATTACCACATAATGCTGTGTTGCAAGTAACTCGATCATCTGTTGAACGTTCATGTGCAGCCATTCGTTCAGCTTCTCAAGAACGTAATTCAAATACTACACAAATAACTACTGTCAATACAGGTGTAAATATTCAAGGGCAAGGTCCGGGAGGGGTTGGCCAAAGTTTTATGGCGGTTCTCAGTGCTAAGCTCATTAACAGTACAGGTAATAATGCCACAAGTGGTAACAATACGAATAGTAGTCCCAAATCTACCAGAAAGCACTCCATTGAACAGCAGATAAGCAAAAATTCTAAAACACCATCTGGTTTTCTCGAGACTTTGAATGCTAAATTAGCGCAACAACAGCAAAACTTGCAAGGAAATAATACAACGAGTAGATCCGCAAGCGTAAGACGCATAATGGGTAATCGTGTACCCATTATGGATCCTTTACAAGTCAGGGATTCTCTCATGGATCAAATACGAAAAGGTACCTCTTTAAGGAAAACCAGTGGTCCCATTAACGATCGTTCAGCACCTAAAATTTATTGA
- the LOC126871671 gene encoding uncharacterized protein LOC126871671 isoform X4 — translation MKSFTSAIMDCLVLPLQEKLEDWKKSLINLDKEHAKEYKKAKAELRKRSTDTLRLQKKKARKGHHLQGQTQGHGTLSGDIELNRMLESSAAVVQEKRLSLEETERKAVRAALLEERGRYCLLARFLKPVLDEEIAMLMELTHLQEVSDQLQRHAASPHHLPPASEQVITDIKGCDVTQWSLATPPSSPSLSLGSRKSSMCSISSLTSSSSGSCKSHPSPSGHPWHRSLSQSVGVRPSSINGMMTLRHLVNGSSRDSGFTSQDTLYTQPISEHQVSNVSSQTNQNTGCTTTRPVTTATWPDLQETSVQYDRQNQNTINERPHTISSAYEKGHQRPALSVYTFQAPDNSSCCHSQPASPVSSSSSCSSSNQQASRVQLRRNNGSHRPPIPNRCSSLERPTVPVKNEPPGSPRGKPKLPLPAHLAKELATHQLQQPMYVNMHELANLAASRAQEMQLPLPPPPASLSAPGTEKTEITEKDGGSQTSESSIESSSGYGSQTTIPHSHSLHNPTENAWNVPGAVSTLTVRRGSMQQVNKPPPPTRRTSTIITATFNNPSAGSNDERTDNTCDETENLPPPPAFLLEGSSPTASPTPQRSISVSETVRTLTELRHTPASPSLLRKATGQAQSHNNASATLPHNAVLQVTRSSVERSCAAIRSASQERNSNTTQITTVNTGVNIQGQGPGGVGQSFMAVLSAKLINSTGNNATSGNNTNSSPKSTRKHSIEQQISKNSKTPSGFLETLNAKLAQQQQNLQGNNTTSRSASVRRIMGNRVPIMDPLQVRDSLMDQIRKGTSLRKTSGPINDRSAPKIY, via the exons ATGAAATCATTTACTAG TGCTATTATGGATTGCTTGGTGTTGCCtcttcaagaaaaattagaagattggaaaaaatctttaataaatttagaTAAAGAACATGCTAAAG AATATAAAAAAGCAAAAGCAGAATTAAGAAAGCGATCTACTGATACATTACGtttgcaaaagaaaaaagcacgAAAAGGTCATCATTTACAAGGACAGACACAAGGGCATGGAACATTATCAGGTGATATTGAATTGAATCGAATGCTAGAATCTTCAGCTGCTGTTGTTCAAGAAAAACGGTTAAGTTTAGAAGAAACGGAAAGAAAAGCCGTTCGCGCGGCTTTACTCGAAGAAAGGGGCAGATATTGTCTTCTTGCCAGATTTTTGAAACCAGTACTT GATGAAGAAATTGCAATGCTAATGGAACTGACACACTTGCAAGAGGTTTCTGATCAATTACAACGACATGCAGCCTCTCCACATCATTTACCTCCTGCATCAGAGCAAGTAATAACAGATATAAAAGGTTGCGATGTAACACAGTGGTCACTTGCTACGCCGCCCTCAAGTCCTTCTCTGTCACTTGGGTCAAGAAAAAGTTCAATGTGTTCAATTAGTTCTTTGACTAGTAGCAGCAGTGGCTCTTGTAAAAGTCATCCAAGTCCATCTGGACACCCTTGGCACAGATCACTTTCTCAG TCTGTCGGTGTCAGGCCCTCCAGCATCAATGGTATGATGACACTACGCCACTTGGTAAATGGTAGTTCCCGTGACTCTGGCTTCACTTCTCAGGACACGTTATACACACAACCAATCTCTGAACATCAG GTATCAAATGTGTCTTCTCAAACTAATCAAAATACTGGTTGTACTACAACAAGACCTGTAACTACTGCTACTTGGCCTGACTTGCAAGAAACATCAGTTCAGTATGATAGGCAAAATCAAAACACAATCAACGAACGACCGCACACGATTTCTTCtg CTTATGAAAAAGGCCATCAAAGACCAGCACTCAGTGTCTACACATTCCAAGCTCCAGATAATAGTAGCTGTTGTCATAGTCAACCCGCTTCTCcagtttcttcttcctcttcatGTTCTTCCTCTAATCAACAAGCATCTAGAGTACAATTGCGTAGAAATAATGGTAGTCATCGCCCTCCTATACCAAACAGATGTTCCAGTTTAGAGCGACCAACAGTTCCAGTAAAAAATGAACCTCCTGGAAGTCCTAGAGGGAAACCTAAGTTACCACTTCCAGCACACTTAGCAAAAG AATTAGCAACTCATCAACTTCAACAACCAATGTATGTGAACATGCACGAATTAGCAAATTTAGCTGCAAGTCGCGCTCAAGAGATGCAGTTACCTTTACCACCACCTCCTGCTTCATTATCAGCACCAGGAACTGAAAAG actGAAATTACGGAAAAAGATGGTGGAAGTCAAACATCAGAATCTAGTATTGAATCTAGCAGTGGATATGGAAGTCAAACTACTATACCGCATTCTCATTCACTTCATAATCCAACTGAAAATGCATGGAATGTACCTGGTGCTGTATCTACTTTAACGGTCCGTAGAGGATCGATGCAGCAAGTGAATAAACCTCCACCACCAACAAGACGAACGTCTACTATTATAACTGCTACATTCAATAATCCTTCAGCAGGTTCTAACGATGAACGCACTGATAATACTTGCGACGAAACTGAAAATCTTCCTCCCCCGCCAGCGTTTTTGTTAGAAGGTTCTTCACCTACAGCTAGTCCTACTCCTCAACG ATCTATCTCAGTGTCGGAAACAGTAAGGACTCTTACAGAGTTACGTCATACACCTGCTAGTCCATCTCTTTTACGGAAAGCTACAGGACAAGCACAGTCGCATAACAATGCGTCTGCTACATTACCACATAATGCTGTGTTGCAAGTAACTCGATCATCTGTTGAACGTTCATGTGCAGCCATTCGTTCAGCTTCTCAAGAACGTAATTCAAATACTACACAAATAACTACTGTCAATACAGGTGTAAATATTCAAGGGCAAGGTCCGGGAGGGGTTGGCCAAAGTTTTATGGCGGTTCTCAGTGCTAAGCTCATTAACAGTACAGGTAATAATGCCACAAGTGGTAACAATACGAATAGTAGTCCCAAATCTACCAGAAAGCACTCCATTGAACAGCAGATAAGCAAAAATTCTAAAACACCATCTGGTTTTCTCGAGACTTTGAATGCTAAATTAGCGCAACAACAGCAAAACTTGCAAGGAAATAATACAACGAGTAGATCCGCAAGCGTAAGACGCATAATGGGTAATCGTGTACCCATTATGGATCCTTTACAAGTCAGGGATTCTCTCATGGATCAAATACGAAAAGGTACCTCTTTAAGGAAAACCAGTGGTCCCATTAACGATCGTTCAGCACCTAAAATTTATTGA
- the LOC126871671 gene encoding protein MTSS 2 isoform X3 — translation MDATIERECSALGGLFQQIITDMKNGAPLWEDLISKATKLHSCLRAAILAISAYLETFQKIADAATSARGATKEIGTALTRICLRHKAVETRMKSFTSAIMDCLVLPLQEKLEDWKKSLINLDKEHAKEYKKAKAELRKRSTDTLRLQKKKARKGHHLQGQTQGHGTLSGDIELNRMLESSAAVVQEKRLSLEETERKAVRAALLEERGRYCLLARFLKPVLDEEIAMLMELTHLQEVSDQLQRHAASPHHLPPASEQVITDIKGCDVTQWSLATPPSSPSLSLGSRKSSMCSISSLTSSSSGSCKSHPSPSGHPWHRSLSQETSVQYDRQNQNTINERPHTISSAYEKGHQRPALSVYTFQAPDNSSCCHSQPASPVSSSSSCSSSNQQASRVQLRRNNGSHRPPIPNRCSSLERPTVPVKNEPPGSPRGKPKLPLPAHLAKELATHQLQQPMYVNMHELANLAASRAQEMQLPLPPPPASLSAPGTEKTEITEKDGGSQTSESSIESSSGYGSQTTIPHSHSLHNPTENAWNVPGAVSTLTVRRGSMQQVNKPPPPTRRTSTIITATFNNPSAGSNDERTDNTCDETENLPPPPAFLLEGSSPTASPTPQRSISVSETVRTLTELRHTPASPSLLRKATGQAQSHNNASATLPHNAVLQVTRSSVERSCAAIRSASQERNSNTTQITTVNTGVNIQGQGPGGVGQSFMAVLSAKLINSTGNNATSGNNTNSSPKSTRKHSIEQQISKNSKTPSGFLETLNAKLAQQQQNLQGNNTTSRSASVRRIMGNRVPIMDPLQVRDSLMDQIRKGTSLRKTSGPINDRSAPKIY, via the exons aATGGAGCACCATTATGGGaagatttaatttcaaaagCAACCAAATTACATTCTTGCCTaag GGCTGCTATTTTAGCTATTTCTGCATATCTTGAAACCTTTCAAAAAATTGCTGATGCTGCAACTAGTGCAAGAG GTGCAACAAAAGAAATTGGAACTGCTTTAACCCGGATATGTCTTAGACATAAAGCAGTAGAAACACGAATGAAATCATTTACTAG TGCTATTATGGATTGCTTGGTGTTGCCtcttcaagaaaaattagaagattggaaaaaatctttaataaatttagaTAAAGAACATGCTAAAG AATATAAAAAAGCAAAAGCAGAATTAAGAAAGCGATCTACTGATACATTACGtttgcaaaagaaaaaagcacgAAAAGGTCATCATTTACAAGGACAGACACAAGGGCATGGAACATTATCAGGTGATATTGAATTGAATCGAATGCTAGAATCTTCAGCTGCTGTTGTTCAAGAAAAACGGTTAAGTTTAGAAGAAACGGAAAGAAAAGCCGTTCGCGCGGCTTTACTCGAAGAAAGGGGCAGATATTGTCTTCTTGCCAGATTTTTGAAACCAGTACTT GATGAAGAAATTGCAATGCTAATGGAACTGACACACTTGCAAGAGGTTTCTGATCAATTACAACGACATGCAGCCTCTCCACATCATTTACCTCCTGCATCAGAGCAAGTAATAACAGATATAAAAGGTTGCGATGTAACACAGTGGTCACTTGCTACGCCGCCCTCAAGTCCTTCTCTGTCACTTGGGTCAAGAAAAAGTTCAATGTGTTCAATTAGTTCTTTGACTAGTAGCAGCAGTGGCTCTTGTAAAAGTCATCCAAGTCCATCTGGACACCCTTGGCACAGATCACTTTCTCAGG AAACATCAGTTCAGTATGATAGGCAAAATCAAAACACAATCAACGAACGACCGCACACGATTTCTTCtg CTTATGAAAAAGGCCATCAAAGACCAGCACTCAGTGTCTACACATTCCAAGCTCCAGATAATAGTAGCTGTTGTCATAGTCAACCCGCTTCTCcagtttcttcttcctcttcatGTTCTTCCTCTAATCAACAAGCATCTAGAGTACAATTGCGTAGAAATAATGGTAGTCATCGCCCTCCTATACCAAACAGATGTTCCAGTTTAGAGCGACCAACAGTTCCAGTAAAAAATGAACCTCCTGGAAGTCCTAGAGGGAAACCTAAGTTACCACTTCCAGCACACTTAGCAAAAG AATTAGCAACTCATCAACTTCAACAACCAATGTATGTGAACATGCACGAATTAGCAAATTTAGCTGCAAGTCGCGCTCAAGAGATGCAGTTACCTTTACCACCACCTCCTGCTTCATTATCAGCACCAGGAACTGAAAAG actGAAATTACGGAAAAAGATGGTGGAAGTCAAACATCAGAATCTAGTATTGAATCTAGCAGTGGATATGGAAGTCAAACTACTATACCGCATTCTCATTCACTTCATAATCCAACTGAAAATGCATGGAATGTACCTGGTGCTGTATCTACTTTAACGGTCCGTAGAGGATCGATGCAGCAAGTGAATAAACCTCCACCACCAACAAGACGAACGTCTACTATTATAACTGCTACATTCAATAATCCTTCAGCAGGTTCTAACGATGAACGCACTGATAATACTTGCGACGAAACTGAAAATCTTCCTCCCCCGCCAGCGTTTTTGTTAGAAGGTTCTTCACCTACAGCTAGTCCTACTCCTCAACG ATCTATCTCAGTGTCGGAAACAGTAAGGACTCTTACAGAGTTACGTCATACACCTGCTAGTCCATCTCTTTTACGGAAAGCTACAGGACAAGCACAGTCGCATAACAATGCGTCTGCTACATTACCACATAATGCTGTGTTGCAAGTAACTCGATCATCTGTTGAACGTTCATGTGCAGCCATTCGTTCAGCTTCTCAAGAACGTAATTCAAATACTACACAAATAACTACTGTCAATACAGGTGTAAATATTCAAGGGCAAGGTCCGGGAGGGGTTGGCCAAAGTTTTATGGCGGTTCTCAGTGCTAAGCTCATTAACAGTACAGGTAATAATGCCACAAGTGGTAACAATACGAATAGTAGTCCCAAATCTACCAGAAAGCACTCCATTGAACAGCAGATAAGCAAAAATTCTAAAACACCATCTGGTTTTCTCGAGACTTTGAATGCTAAATTAGCGCAACAACAGCAAAACTTGCAAGGAAATAATACAACGAGTAGATCCGCAAGCGTAAGACGCATAATGGGTAATCGTGTACCCATTATGGATCCTTTACAAGTCAGGGATTCTCTCATGGATCAAATACGAAAAGGTACCTCTTTAAGGAAAACCAGTGGTCCCATTAACGATCGTTCAGCACCTAAAATTTATTGA
- the LOC126871671 gene encoding protein MTSS 2 isoform X2: MDATIERECSALGGLFQQIITDMKNGAPLWEDLISKATKLHSCLRAAILAISAYLETFQKIADAATSARGATKEIGTALTRICLRHKAVETRMKSFTSAIMDCLVLPLQEKLEDWKKSLINLDKEHAKEYKKAKAELRKRSTDTLRLQKKKARKGHHLQGQTQGHGTLSGDIELNRMLESSAAVVQEKRLSLEETERKAVRAALLEERGRYCLLARFLKPVLDEEIAMLMELTHLQEVSDQLQRHAASPHHLPPASEQVITDIKGCDVTQWSLATPPSSPSLSLGSRKSSMCSISSLTSSSSGSCKSHPSPSGHPWHRSLSQVSNVSSQTNQNTGCTTTRPVTTATWPDLQETSVQYDRQNQNTINERPHTISSAYEKGHQRPALSVYTFQAPDNSSCCHSQPASPVSSSSSCSSSNQQASRVQLRRNNGSHRPPIPNRCSSLERPTVPVKNEPPGSPRGKPKLPLPAHLAKELATHQLQQPMYVNMHELANLAASRAQEMQLPLPPPPASLSAPGTEKTEITEKDGGSQTSESSIESSSGYGSQTTIPHSHSLHNPTENAWNVPGAVSTLTVRRGSMQQVNKPPPPTRRTSTIITATFNNPSAGSNDERTDNTCDETENLPPPPAFLLEGSSPTASPTPQRSISVSETVRTLTELRHTPASPSLLRKATGQAQSHNNASATLPHNAVLQVTRSSVERSCAAIRSASQERNSNTTQITTVNTGVNIQGQGPGGVGQSFMAVLSAKLINSTGNNATSGNNTNSSPKSTRKHSIEQQISKNSKTPSGFLETLNAKLAQQQQNLQGNNTTSRSASVRRIMGNRVPIMDPLQVRDSLMDQIRKGTSLRKTSGPINDRSAPKIY, from the exons aATGGAGCACCATTATGGGaagatttaatttcaaaagCAACCAAATTACATTCTTGCCTaag GGCTGCTATTTTAGCTATTTCTGCATATCTTGAAACCTTTCAAAAAATTGCTGATGCTGCAACTAGTGCAAGAG GTGCAACAAAAGAAATTGGAACTGCTTTAACCCGGATATGTCTTAGACATAAAGCAGTAGAAACACGAATGAAATCATTTACTAG TGCTATTATGGATTGCTTGGTGTTGCCtcttcaagaaaaattagaagattggaaaaaatctttaataaatttagaTAAAGAACATGCTAAAG AATATAAAAAAGCAAAAGCAGAATTAAGAAAGCGATCTACTGATACATTACGtttgcaaaagaaaaaagcacgAAAAGGTCATCATTTACAAGGACAGACACAAGGGCATGGAACATTATCAGGTGATATTGAATTGAATCGAATGCTAGAATCTTCAGCTGCTGTTGTTCAAGAAAAACGGTTAAGTTTAGAAGAAACGGAAAGAAAAGCCGTTCGCGCGGCTTTACTCGAAGAAAGGGGCAGATATTGTCTTCTTGCCAGATTTTTGAAACCAGTACTT GATGAAGAAATTGCAATGCTAATGGAACTGACACACTTGCAAGAGGTTTCTGATCAATTACAACGACATGCAGCCTCTCCACATCATTTACCTCCTGCATCAGAGCAAGTAATAACAGATATAAAAGGTTGCGATGTAACACAGTGGTCACTTGCTACGCCGCCCTCAAGTCCTTCTCTGTCACTTGGGTCAAGAAAAAGTTCAATGTGTTCAATTAGTTCTTTGACTAGTAGCAGCAGTGGCTCTTGTAAAAGTCATCCAAGTCCATCTGGACACCCTTGGCACAGATCACTTTCTCAG GTATCAAATGTGTCTTCTCAAACTAATCAAAATACTGGTTGTACTACAACAAGACCTGTAACTACTGCTACTTGGCCTGACTTGCAAGAAACATCAGTTCAGTATGATAGGCAAAATCAAAACACAATCAACGAACGACCGCACACGATTTCTTCtg CTTATGAAAAAGGCCATCAAAGACCAGCACTCAGTGTCTACACATTCCAAGCTCCAGATAATAGTAGCTGTTGTCATAGTCAACCCGCTTCTCcagtttcttcttcctcttcatGTTCTTCCTCTAATCAACAAGCATCTAGAGTACAATTGCGTAGAAATAATGGTAGTCATCGCCCTCCTATACCAAACAGATGTTCCAGTTTAGAGCGACCAACAGTTCCAGTAAAAAATGAACCTCCTGGAAGTCCTAGAGGGAAACCTAAGTTACCACTTCCAGCACACTTAGCAAAAG AATTAGCAACTCATCAACTTCAACAACCAATGTATGTGAACATGCACGAATTAGCAAATTTAGCTGCAAGTCGCGCTCAAGAGATGCAGTTACCTTTACCACCACCTCCTGCTTCATTATCAGCACCAGGAACTGAAAAG actGAAATTACGGAAAAAGATGGTGGAAGTCAAACATCAGAATCTAGTATTGAATCTAGCAGTGGATATGGAAGTCAAACTACTATACCGCATTCTCATTCACTTCATAATCCAACTGAAAATGCATGGAATGTACCTGGTGCTGTATCTACTTTAACGGTCCGTAGAGGATCGATGCAGCAAGTGAATAAACCTCCACCACCAACAAGACGAACGTCTACTATTATAACTGCTACATTCAATAATCCTTCAGCAGGTTCTAACGATGAACGCACTGATAATACTTGCGACGAAACTGAAAATCTTCCTCCCCCGCCAGCGTTTTTGTTAGAAGGTTCTTCACCTACAGCTAGTCCTACTCCTCAACG ATCTATCTCAGTGTCGGAAACAGTAAGGACTCTTACAGAGTTACGTCATACACCTGCTAGTCCATCTCTTTTACGGAAAGCTACAGGACAAGCACAGTCGCATAACAATGCGTCTGCTACATTACCACATAATGCTGTGTTGCAAGTAACTCGATCATCTGTTGAACGTTCATGTGCAGCCATTCGTTCAGCTTCTCAAGAACGTAATTCAAATACTACACAAATAACTACTGTCAATACAGGTGTAAATATTCAAGGGCAAGGTCCGGGAGGGGTTGGCCAAAGTTTTATGGCGGTTCTCAGTGCTAAGCTCATTAACAGTACAGGTAATAATGCCACAAGTGGTAACAATACGAATAGTAGTCCCAAATCTACCAGAAAGCACTCCATTGAACAGCAGATAAGCAAAAATTCTAAAACACCATCTGGTTTTCTCGAGACTTTGAATGCTAAATTAGCGCAACAACAGCAAAACTTGCAAGGAAATAATACAACGAGTAGATCCGCAAGCGTAAGACGCATAATGGGTAATCGTGTACCCATTATGGATCCTTTACAAGTCAGGGATTCTCTCATGGATCAAATACGAAAAGGTACCTCTTTAAGGAAAACCAGTGGTCCCATTAACGATCGTTCAGCACCTAAAATTTATTGA